Proteins found in one Nostoc sp. NIES-3756 genomic segment:
- the corA gene encoding magnesium/cobalt transporter CorA, whose product MIRKLRRFAKVVTKPSYKDEFYHYPGTVPGTIIIDEDAPPPEIYLIDYSQTNFTHQQLTTPEECIPYLDTESVSWVDVQGLGSQDILERLGKVFELPPLVLEDVVNVSERPKLEDFDDQLLFIARMVVPKERGRGFYSEQVSLILGKHYLLTIQEEPEHDCFEGVRSRIEKAKGIIRRQKADHLAYALIDAIIDGFFPVLERYGEELEDLEEEVIVSPTRQTLQKIYQVRRELLQLRRAIWPQRDAINALIRDRSNLISDEVQTYLRDCYDHAVQVMDMVETYRELASGLMDVYLSAVSNKMNEVMKLLTVVSSIFIPLTFVAGIYGMNFNTEKSPYNMPELNWYWGYPLCLLGMAAIASALVFFFWKRGWLENSSTITRD is encoded by the coding sequence ATGATTAGAAAACTTCGTCGCTTTGCCAAGGTAGTTACCAAACCATCTTATAAAGATGAGTTCTATCACTATCCAGGAACTGTACCTGGAACCATCATTATTGATGAAGATGCGCCGCCGCCAGAAATTTATCTAATTGACTATAGCCAAACTAATTTTACTCACCAACAACTGACAACGCCGGAAGAATGTATCCCATATTTGGATACAGAATCTGTAAGTTGGGTGGATGTCCAAGGTTTGGGTAGTCAGGACATATTAGAGAGATTGGGCAAAGTATTTGAGTTACCACCTCTGGTTTTGGAAGATGTGGTGAATGTATCGGAACGTCCTAAATTAGAAGACTTTGATGATCAATTGTTATTTATTGCCCGGATGGTAGTACCAAAAGAAAGAGGTCGCGGTTTTTATAGTGAGCAAGTAAGTTTAATTTTGGGAAAACATTACTTGTTAACTATACAAGAAGAACCTGAACATGATTGCTTTGAGGGAGTGCGCTCAAGGATTGAAAAAGCTAAGGGAATTATTCGCCGCCAAAAAGCTGATCATTTGGCTTACGCCTTGATTGATGCCATTATTGATGGTTTTTTCCCTGTTTTAGAACGTTATGGGGAAGAACTGGAGGACTTAGAGGAGGAAGTAATTGTTAGTCCTACTCGCCAAACACTGCAAAAAATTTATCAAGTAAGGCGAGAATTACTGCAATTGCGTCGTGCTATTTGGCCCCAACGAGATGCGATTAATGCTTTAATCCGCGATCGCAGTAACCTAATTAGCGATGAGGTACAAACATATCTAAGAGATTGTTATGACCATGCTGTGCAAGTAATGGATATGGTGGAAACCTACCGAGAGTTAGCCTCTGGCTTAATGGATGTGTATTTATCAGCAGTCAGTAACAAAATGAATGAGGTGATGAAACTACTGACAGTGGTTTCCTCAATCTTTATTCCCCTAACTTTTGTTGCTGGTATCTACGGAATGAACTTCAATACTGAAAAATCGCCCTACAATATGCCTGAGTTGAATTGGTACTGGGGTTATCCACTGTGCTTACTGGGAATGGCGGCGATCGCCTCTGCATTAGTATTCTTTTTTTGGAAACGAGGCTGGTTAGAAAATTCTTCCACGATTACCCGTGATTAA
- the glyS gene encoding glycine--tRNA ligase subunit beta codes for MPGFLLEVGTEELPASFLSGAITQWRSRIPQSLAANSLASESVEVYGTPRRLAVLITGLPSQQQDREEEIKGPPAQAAFKDGQPTQAAVGFAKRQGVELEALEVRPTDKGEFVFVQKKTPGRPVADILTELVPEWIYNLEGKRLMRWGDGDVRFSRPIRWLVALLDEAILSIELVNGSLSVKSDRISYGHRVLHPEPLTIPQASDYVNTLRSGYVAVDAKERTATIQEQVQATVHKLDGYTELYPDLLEEVTNLVEWPSPVVGKFESEFLNLPTEVTTTVMVSHQRYFPVFKTSDNKELLPYFVTVSNGDPSKSATIAAGNEKVIRARLADGQFFYKTDLSKSLESYLPQLETVTFQEDLGSLRAKVERIVKIAGQITSQLQLKEGDNQNIHRAALLCKADLVTQMVFEFPELQGIMGQKYAVASGESPEVATAIFEHYLPRGADDILPETLTGQVVGLADRLDTLVSIFGLGLIPSGSSDPFALRRAANAIVNITWAANLQINLATLLQQIAADFAAQYNKDAAQLTTALNEFFLQRIRTLLQEEKQIDYDLVNAVLGENDPEYTERALQDLLDVRDRALYLQQIRRDGTLDKIYETVNRSTRLAAQGDLDTAQLDPTSVVNPQLFQKPSESAFYDALVQLVPQTQAAQQSRNYQLLVAGLANIAPTVSKFFDGPDSVLVIDPDPDIKRNRLHLLGLLRNHARVLADFGAIVKNL; via the coding sequence ATGCCTGGGTTTTTATTGGAAGTTGGAACAGAAGAATTACCTGCAAGCTTTCTGAGTGGAGCCATTACACAGTGGCGATCGCGCATTCCCCAAAGTTTAGCAGCTAATAGTTTAGCGAGTGAATCTGTAGAAGTATACGGTACTCCCCGACGTTTGGCTGTACTGATTACAGGTTTACCATCCCAACAGCAAGACCGGGAAGAGGAAATCAAAGGCCCACCAGCCCAAGCGGCTTTTAAAGATGGTCAACCAACCCAGGCGGCTGTGGGTTTTGCCAAAAGGCAAGGTGTAGAATTAGAGGCGTTGGAAGTTCGCCCCACGGATAAGGGAGAGTTTGTCTTTGTACAAAAGAAAACTCCAGGCCGTCCTGTGGCAGACATTCTCACCGAACTTGTACCCGAATGGATTTATAACTTAGAAGGTAAGCGCTTGATGCGTTGGGGTGATGGGGATGTGAGATTTTCCCGCCCCATTCGCTGGCTAGTAGCGTTGTTAGATGAGGCGATTTTGTCAATTGAATTGGTGAATGGTTCCCTGAGTGTGAAAAGCGATCGCATTTCCTACGGTCATCGGGTTCTGCATCCCGAACCACTGACAATTCCCCAAGCAAGCGATTATGTAAATACACTACGTTCTGGTTATGTGGCTGTAGATGCAAAAGAACGCACAGCAACAATTCAAGAACAAGTGCAAGCCACCGTGCATAAATTAGATGGATATACAGAACTTTATCCAGATTTGTTAGAGGAAGTTACTAATTTAGTAGAGTGGCCTTCCCCAGTTGTCGGTAAATTTGAATCAGAGTTTTTAAACTTACCAACTGAAGTTACAACCACAGTTATGGTAAGTCACCAGCGTTATTTTCCTGTATTCAAAACAAGCGATAACAAAGAACTTTTACCTTATTTTGTAACGGTTTCTAACGGCGACCCTAGCAAATCAGCAACTATTGCTGCGGGTAATGAAAAAGTAATTCGGGCAAGATTGGCAGATGGACAGTTTTTCTACAAAACCGATTTATCTAAAAGTTTAGAAAGTTATTTACCCCAATTAGAAACAGTCACCTTTCAAGAAGACTTAGGTTCTCTACGTGCCAAGGTAGAGAGAATTGTCAAGATTGCAGGGCAAATTACTAGCCAGTTGCAATTAAAAGAAGGTGATAACCAAAATATTCATAGGGCTGCTTTATTATGTAAGGCTGACTTAGTAACCCAAATGGTGTTTGAGTTCCCAGAACTACAGGGAATTATGGGACAAAAGTATGCTGTAGCTAGTGGAGAAAGTCCAGAAGTTGCTACGGCAATTTTTGAACATTATCTCCCACGCGGTGCAGACGACATCTTACCCGAAACCCTCACAGGTCAAGTAGTCGGTTTGGCGGATAGACTTGATACTTTAGTTAGTATTTTTGGCTTGGGATTAATTCCCAGTGGTTCATCTGACCCCTTTGCTTTGCGCCGCGCCGCTAACGCCATTGTTAACATTACTTGGGCGGCTAATTTACAAATCAACTTAGCTACTCTACTCCAACAAATCGCCGCCGATTTTGCCGCACAATACAACAAAGATGCTGCACAGTTAACTACAGCCTTAAACGAGTTCTTTTTACAACGCATCCGCACCTTACTACAAGAAGAAAAACAAATCGACTACGACTTGGTGAATGCAGTGTTGGGAGAGAATGACCCAGAGTATACAGAAAGGGCGTTACAAGATTTATTAGATGTACGCGATCGCGCCTTATACCTGCAACAAATCCGCCGCGACGGTACACTAGATAAAATCTACGAAACCGTAAACCGTTCTACCAGACTAGCAGCCCAAGGCGATTTAGATACCGCACAGTTAGACCCCACTTCTGTTGTCAATCCCCAACTGTTTCAAAAGCCTTCGGAGTCAGCATTTTACGATGCTTTAGTCCAGCTAGTACCCCAAACTCAAGCAGCCCAACAGTCACGCAATTATCAACTGTTAGTTGCAGGTTTAGCAAATATTGCGCCTACTGTAAGTAAGTTCTTTGATGGGCCGGATAGTGTGTTAGTCATCGATCCCGACCCAGATATTAAGCGCAATCGGTTACATTTACTAGGATTACTGCGGAATCATGCGCGGGTGTTAGCTGACTTTGGGGCGATAGTAAAAAATCTGTAG
- the murD gene encoding UDP-N-acetylmuramoyl-L-alanine--D-glutamate ligase: MSKAHVVGLGKSGVAAARLLKRDGWEVVLSDRNTSETLLKQQQELAQEQITVKLGYSLELVEGNLPDLIVVSPGVPWDIPALVKARELGIETIGEMELAWRYLKQLPWVAITGTNGKTTTTALIAAIFQAAGFDAPACGNIGYAACEVALAQKAPDWVIGEISSYQIESSSTLAPRISIWTTFTPDHLARHKTLENYYDIKAKLLRQSQLQVFNGDDAYLNKIGNSHWPEAYWTSVKGKAHLLSDKGFYIEDGWVVEKLQPDSPPQKIVEASALRMVGAHNQQNLLMAVAAARLANIPPDAIDKAVRQFPGVPHRLEHICTWEGIDFINDSKATNYDAAEVGLASVNNPTVLIAGGEAKPGDDTAWLAKIQAQTSDVLLIGSAAPAFAQRLQEVGYTNYEIVETMDKAVLRSLELAKQHHAPVVLLSPACASFDQYPNFEARGDHFRQLCLELLKVGNEK, translated from the coding sequence ATGTCCAAAGCCCATGTAGTTGGATTAGGAAAGTCCGGTGTTGCTGCGGCGAGATTGTTAAAAAGGGATGGTTGGGAGGTAGTTTTGAGCGATCGCAACACCTCCGAAACCCTCCTTAAACAACAACAAGAACTCGCCCAAGAACAAATCACCGTTAAATTAGGGTATTCACTAGAGTTAGTGGAAGGTAATTTACCCGATTTAATTGTTGTGAGTCCGGGTGTTCCTTGGGACATTCCCGCGTTAGTCAAGGCGCGGGAATTGGGTATAGAAACTATCGGCGAAATGGAATTAGCTTGGCGGTATTTAAAGCAACTACCTTGGGTAGCAATCACTGGGACTAACGGCAAAACCACCACCACTGCCTTAATCGCCGCTATTTTCCAAGCAGCCGGATTCGATGCCCCCGCCTGCGGTAACATCGGCTATGCAGCTTGCGAAGTCGCCTTAGCCCAAAAAGCCCCCGATTGGGTAATCGGGGAAATTAGCAGCTATCAAATAGAATCTTCCTCCACCCTCGCCCCCCGCATTAGTATCTGGACGACCTTCACCCCAGATCACCTTGCCCGTCATAAGACATTAGAAAATTATTACGACATCAAAGCCAAGTTGTTACGTCAATCCCAATTACAAGTATTCAATGGGGATGATGCTTACTTAAATAAGATAGGTAATAGTCATTGGCCGGAAGCTTATTGGACAAGTGTGAAAGGTAAAGCACACTTGCTTAGTGACAAAGGCTTTTACATTGAAGATGGTTGGGTTGTGGAAAAATTACAACCAGACTCCCCACCTCAAAAAATTGTCGAAGCCTCAGCTTTACGGATGGTAGGGGCGCATAACCAGCAAAATCTCCTCATGGCAGTAGCCGCAGCCCGGTTAGCAAATATTCCCCCCGATGCCATTGACAAAGCTGTGCGACAATTCCCCGGTGTTCCTCATCGCTTAGAACATATCTGCACCTGGGAAGGCATCGACTTTATCAACGACAGCAAAGCCACTAACTACGATGCGGCAGAAGTGGGACTAGCATCTGTGAACAATCCAACAGTTTTGATTGCTGGCGGTGAAGCCAAACCAGGGGATGATACAGCTTGGTTGGCGAAAATCCAAGCGCAAACCTCAGATGTATTACTTATTGGTAGCGCCGCACCAGCATTTGCCCAACGTTTACAAGAAGTCGGCTATACCAATTATGAAATAGTAGAGACGATGGATAAGGCTGTATTGCGATCGCTCGAATTAGCCAAACAACATCATGCACCCGTAGTCTTGCTATCTCCAGCCTGCGCCAGCTTCGACCAGTACCCTAATTTTGAAGCCAGGGGCGACCATTTTCGGCAGTTGTGTTTGGAATTGTTAAAAGTGGGGAATGAGAAGTAA